One segment of Neobacillus endophyticus DNA contains the following:
- a CDS encoding TetR/AcrR family transcriptional regulator, with product MSKVDRRIAKSQGAIKNAVIELMSEKSFDEITIQDIADRADVNRGTIYLHYTDKYDLLDKMIEEHMNNLRELCQSASEMTFQEGNYVWYEYFEHNYLFFSTMLASKGAPYFRSRFLDLVIEEFRAEVDTTEGKNQGLSEEIILQFFGSAVVGAVEWWFKNGMPLPTRVMAEQTGALLDRNL from the coding sequence ATGTCTAAGGTAGATAGAAGAATAGCCAAAAGCCAAGGTGCAATAAAAAATGCTGTAATCGAACTGATGTCTGAAAAGAGTTTTGACGAAATTACGATTCAGGATATTGCTGACAGAGCAGATGTTAATAGAGGAACCATCTATCTTCATTACACGGATAAATATGACCTATTGGATAAAATGATTGAAGAACATATGAACAATCTCCGAGAGCTTTGCCAATCAGCCTCTGAGATGACGTTTCAAGAAGGAAATTATGTCTGGTACGAATACTTTGAGCATAATTATTTATTTTTTTCTACGATGTTAGCTAGTAAAGGTGCCCCATATTTTCGTAGTCGTTTTCTCGATCTAGTCATCGAAGAGTTTAGAGCTGAGGTGGATACAACTGAAGGGAAAAATCAAGGATTGAGTGAAGAGATTATTCTTCAATTTTTTGGTTCAGCGGTTGTTGGAGCTGTGGAATGGTGGTTCAAGAATGGAATGCCATTGCCAACTCGTGTCATGGCAGAACAAACAGGGGCATTGTTAGATAGAAATCTATAA
- a CDS encoding carboxymuconolactone decarboxylase family protein encodes MDRVEKSKEKYKQLFGNGVPAAYATDPDFQDILSRFIFGEVFYQGDLDDKQRELITLVVLAANQTLPQLKAHVGATLNVGLTPVEIKEAVYQCAPYIGFPKTLNAINEVNEVFKAKNIALPIESQKTVDEGNRFEKGLATQVEIFGDIISKMREAATANLMHIQDYLSAFCFGDFYTREGLDLKTRELLTLCIISAIGGCESQVKSHVLGNKYVGNDKETLISAITHCLPYMGFPRTLNAISCINEVILENQ; translated from the coding sequence ATGGACCGTGTTGAAAAGAGCAAGGAAAAATATAAACAGCTTTTTGGAAATGGAGTACCAGCTGCATACGCTACCGATCCTGATTTTCAGGACATTCTTAGCCGCTTCATTTTTGGAGAAGTTTTTTATCAAGGTGATCTGGATGACAAGCAACGTGAGTTGATCACTCTGGTAGTGCTTGCTGCCAACCAGACGCTGCCTCAGCTTAAGGCGCATGTTGGTGCAACACTAAACGTTGGGCTCACACCTGTAGAAATCAAAGAGGCTGTTTACCAGTGTGCTCCATACATTGGATTTCCCAAAACATTAAACGCCATCAATGAAGTCAATGAGGTTTTCAAAGCAAAGAATATCGCTTTACCAATTGAAAGCCAAAAGACTGTAGATGAAGGTAATCGTTTCGAGAAAGGACTTGCAACACAAGTAGAGATTTTTGGTGATATCATTTCAAAAATGCGTGAGGCTGCCACAGCAAATCTAATGCATATCCAGGATTATCTTTCAGCTTTTTGCTTTGGAGACTTTTACACCCGCGAGGGACTTGATTTGAAAACACGGGAGTTGTTGACACTTTGTATTATCAGTGCGATAGGCGGTTGTGAAAGCCAAGTAAAGTCACATGTGCTGGGTAACAAATATGTAGGCAATGACAAGGAAACTCTGATCTCTGCCATCACCCACTGTCTTCCATATATGGGCTTTCCGAGAACACTTAACGCTATAAGTTGTATAAATGAAGTTATTCTCGAAAATCAATGA
- a CDS encoding aldo/keto reductase, protein MEYTKLGNTGLDVSRLCLGCMGFGEAERWVHPWVVNEENSRTIIKKALDLGINFFDTANVYSDGTSEEFVGRALKDYANRDEIVLATKVYFPMHKGPNGSGLSRKHIMSEIDKSLKRLGTDYVDLYQIHRWDYNTPIEETMETLHDLVKAGKVRYIGASAMYAWQFLKALHVAEKNGWTRFVTMQNHLNLIYREEEREMLPLCKEENIGVIPYSPLASGRLTRDWSEDTLRSETDQVQKSKYDATENNDRLVVERVAEIAKKHGVPRAQIALAWLLQKEPVTAPIIGATKMTHLEDSVGALSVKLTSEEVAYLEELYVPHPVVGALGSK, encoded by the coding sequence GGGTTCATCCATGGGTGGTTAATGAGGAAAACAGCCGTACCATTATTAAAAAAGCTCTTGATTTAGGTATCAATTTTTTTGATACTGCAAACGTTTATTCAGACGGAACAAGTGAGGAATTCGTGGGACGTGCCCTAAAAGATTATGCCAATCGGGACGAAATTGTCCTTGCAACGAAAGTTTATTTCCCTATGCATAAAGGTCCTAATGGTTCAGGTCTTTCCCGTAAGCATATTATGAGCGAAATTGATAAAAGTCTTAAACGGCTCGGAACGGATTATGTGGATCTGTACCAAATTCATCGCTGGGATTACAACACCCCAATTGAAGAGACGATGGAAACACTCCATGACTTAGTGAAGGCAGGTAAGGTAAGATACATAGGTGCTTCTGCTATGTACGCGTGGCAGTTTTTGAAGGCGTTACATGTGGCGGAGAAAAATGGGTGGACTAGATTTGTAACGATGCAAAATCATCTCAACCTCATATACCGTGAGGAGGAACGGGAGATGCTGCCGCTTTGTAAGGAAGAAAATATCGGTGTGATCCCATATAGCCCACTTGCATCAGGTAGATTAACCCGTGATTGGTCGGAAGACACTCTTCGCTCCGAAACGGACCAAGTTCAAAAATCTAAATATGATGCCACTGAAAATAATGACCGTCTCGTTGTGGAGCGAGTTGCGGAAATTGCCAAAAAACATGGTGTGCCAAGAGCCCAAATCGCACTCGCCTGGTTATTGCAGAAAGAACCAGTCACAGCTCCAATTATTGGTGCAACGAAAATGACTCATCTTGAAGATTCCGTAGGTGCTCTATCGGTTAAGTTAACTTCTGAAGAAGTTGCGTATTTGGAAGAGCTTTATGTTCCACATCCCGTAGTTGGTGCTTTAGGTTCTAAGTAA